Genomic DNA from Arthrobacter sp. B1I2:
TCCCCAGCAGCAGCCGGGAAACCATGGAAAACACGGCCCGTACGGTCAGCATGGCACCCACTGTTGCAGCAGTAAGCCCCCGGTCGGCGCCCAGGGCGGGGAGGTAGACCATGGTCAGGTCCACCACGGCGAGGACCGTGGCGCTGGTGGCAAGGGCGCGGGCCACGCCAGGCGTCTTCAGGAGCGCCATGGCGCCGCCCGTGCTGCCACCTGCGGCGACTGCCTTTCGCTTCCCGCCGCTGACCCGGGCCGAGACCGCGAAGGTGGTGGCGAATAGCCCCAGGCTCATGCACACGGAAAGGAAGAAAATGGCCTGCGTATCCGGGCGGACGGATGCGCCTCCCACCAGCGAAATCGCCAACGGCCCCAGGGCCTGCCCCAAGGAGGCGGCGAACGTCAGGTAGCCAAAGGCGGAGTCCATCCGCGCCGCGGCGGCATTGTTGGCCACCACCGCCTGCTGCCCCACCACACAGGCGAGCTGGCCGGCGCCCAGCAGCGCGGTGCCGATCACCAGCGCCACGATGGACGAGCCCCACAGGAACAGGAAGGCCGAGCAGGCGAGGACGACGGCGGACCCGATGGCCATCAGCCGGCGCTCACCCAGGCGGTCCACCAGGCCGCCCGTGGGAACGGCGAGCAGCAGGGGAAAGACCGCGTAGCTGGCAGCAAGCAGGCCCAGGGCAAAGTCGGGAACGTCCAGCTCCAGCGCGCGGTACGTGGCAGCGGGACGGACCAGGAAGGTCACTGCCTGGATCAGCGTCGAATGGACCAGGAGGGCTGTGGCGGAGCGGCGTCCGAGTTCACCGATCACGAGCCGGCGGCGCTGTCGCCGGACATGGCCCGCAGGGCTGCGTCGCGGGCAGCCATGACGTGGTCGAAGGCAATCCTGCCGGCCTTGTCCGGCTTACCGGCGGCAATGGCATCCACTAAAGTGCCGTGCTGGACCAAGGCCTGGTCCCTTCGTTGCTGCGTGCTGTTGGTGAAGTGCCGGTACCGCTCCATGTGGCCGGTGATTTGGCCATGGAAGCGCCGGGCCCATGTGTTCCCTGCGATCTCGGCGATCTTTGCGTGCAGCGACATCCCCTGCTGCATCGCATCATCGGCAAACTCCACCATGGCCGCATTGCGGGCAAGGATGCCCCGGAGTGCCTCAAGGTCGGCCTCCGTCGCCCTCAGGCACGCATTTCGGGCCATGAGGGATTCCATGGCAGCGCGTACTTCGAACAAATCGGAGATGGCTGCCTCATCCAGCGCCGGTACCAGAACCGCTCCCGTGGGTTGCTGCTCGAGGAGGCTCTCGGAAATAAGCCTCCTGACCGCTTCGCGCAGCGGCGTGCGGCTGACGTGGAGCGCCGCGGCCATGGCAGGCTCATAGATCCGCTCCCCCGGTTTCAGTTCGAGGGCGAGGATGCGCCGCTTCAGTTCGGCATAGACAACGTGTGCTCCGGTGTTCCGGGCTGGTGTTTCCGGCAAGGTGTACCTCCACCGGAATCATACTTGTATACATCTATACAGAACGAATGGCTGTAGCGCCTTCCCTCGGGAGGACCTACAGCACGGAAACGCCGGCAGGGACTCCCCCTGCCGGCACCGCGTGTGGCGTTCGACGGCGGGACGTCCCGCCGTCGTCAAATGCTCTTAAGCGCCGCTTCCCTTCGCGCGCACGTCCTTCTCCACCTCAAGGTCTTCAAGCGACGTCCCCTTGGTGTCCGAGGACATCAGGGTGGCCACCGCGGCGATAAGGCAGATCCCCAGGGTGGTCAGGCCGATGGTCAGCGGGACGTTGGTGGAGCCCGGAGGAGCGATCGCCGTGAAGATGCTCGGGAAGAACGATGCGATCATGAGGCCGATGTTCTGCGAGACGGCGAAGCCGGTCACACGGATCCGCATGGGGAACTGCTCCTGGAAGAACGTGGCGAAGGTTGCGTTCCACATCTGGAAGAAGATGCCCTGCACGATCACCACGCAGACGAAGACCAGCGGCAGGCTTCCCTGTTCAATCGCCCACAGGTATCCGCCCACCAGCAGGCCGCCGATGATCCCGCCGGCTGCCATGAGCGCCCGTCGGCCGATCCTGTCGGACAGCGCGCCGAACAGCGGGATGGTGGCCACGGCAGCGATGTTGGCAACGAGTGTCACCCACAGGAACTCGCTGCTGGAGAAACCGTTGCCGTATCCCTTTTGCGTGGCGTAGGAGACGCCGAAGATCAGCGTGGCCATGCCGATGACGTTGGTGAACGTCATAGCAACGCAACGGACCAGGACACCCGGGCGGGTGCGCAGGAGTTCGACGAGCGGAAAGCGCTTGGTTTCGGGCTTGCCTGACTGCGCCACGTAGGTGGGCGGCTCCTGCACCCGCCGGCGGATGAAGTAGCCCGCCAGGATCACGACGGCACTGAGCAGGAACGGGATGCGCCAACCCCAGGAGCCGAACTGGTCCGCCGGGAGGACTGCCGCGAGCGGGAGCAGGACGGCGGTGGCCAGGATGGAGCCCACCTGCGTGCCCTGGAGGCTGAAGCTTGCGAAGAATCCCCGCCTGGCGTCGGGAGAGTGCTCAACGATCATCGCGCTGGCGCCGCCGAGTTCCCCGGCCACGGCAAAGCCCTGGATGAGGCGGAGGACCACCAGGAGGGCTGGGGCGAGGAGGCCGACCTGTCCGTAAGTGGGCAGCAGGCCAACAGCGAAGGTGGCAAAGCCCATGAGCAACATCGCGAAGACGAGGACCTTCTTGCGGCCGTGCCGGTCACCGTAGGCCCCAAGGACGACGGCGCCTACCGGACGGGAGACATATCCGACGGCGTACGTTGCCAGGGAAGCGATAATTCCGACCGTGGGGTTCTCCGACGGAAAGAAGATGGTGGGGAAGATCAGCGTGGCCGCCAGCGAGTACAGCGCAAAGTCATAGTACTCAAGGGCGCTTCCGATCCAGCCGCTCCACGCCGCCTTCCTGGGGTCCCGCAACCCGGTTCCAGCCCCCTGGAGGGTGAGGGGCATGCGCGTCGGGGTGGTGCTCATGTGCTTGTCCTTCGTCTTCATTGGCAAGGAACCTGAACCGCCGGTTTCAGCAAGTGTTCATGGCTGGTGTCTGCGGCCGAAACCGCCGCAGGAGCTGAAGCGTCAGCTCTTGAATCGATTCATTAAATATAGAAGGTGACGCGCGCGACGTCAATGGCAAGCGCTATCCCAGCCCGTGTTGCCTGGCCGGGAGGGGGCATGCTGCTACCGGCTGGCGTAGTAGGCCGCAGCCATGTCCTGCTTGGCCCGCCCCTGGCCTGCCACCCGGTCCAGCCGGGCGGCGGCCGCGGCAGCGCCGTCAAGCTTCAGGCCCTGCCCTGTGGCGGCGTCCACAATGAGATGGGCGTCCTTGCGCGCAGTGTCCACAGCAAAGGAAGCAGGCTCCAGCCCGTCATTCATGATGAGGTCCATCTTGGTGCGCAGGTAGGGCAGGTCGAGGGGGCCGCCGTCCAGCACGCCGAGGAACTGCTGTGGATCGACTCCCAGCGCCTGGGCAAGGGCAACCACTTCGCCGGCGG
This window encodes:
- a CDS encoding MFS transporter, whose protein sequence is MIGELGRRSATALLVHSTLIQAVTFLVRPAATYRALELDVPDFALGLLAASYAVFPLLLAVPTGGLVDRLGERRLMAIGSAVVLACSAFLFLWGSSIVALVIGTALLGAGQLACVVGQQAVVANNAAAARMDSAFGYLTFAASLGQALGPLAISLVGGASVRPDTQAIFFLSVCMSLGLFATTFAVSARVSGGKRKAVAAGGSTGGAMALLKTPGVARALATSATVLAVVDLTMVYLPALGADRGLTAATVGAMLTVRAVFSMVSRLLLGRVSRKIGRMRLLVVSLALSTVALAAAAVPMPAWLLFIVMAVLGLGLGIGQPLTMSWLSAQAPAGQRGRALALRLAGNRVGQVVLPSAIGVVAAGLGSAGVFLASAVVVGGTMVLLRGVQLD
- a CDS encoding GntR family transcriptional regulator, whose product is MPETPARNTGAHVVYAELKRRILALELKPGERIYEPAMAAALHVSRTPLREAVRRLISESLLEQQPTGAVLVPALDEAAISDLFEVRAAMESLMARNACLRATEADLEALRGILARNAAMVEFADDAMQQGMSLHAKIAEIAGNTWARRFHGQITGHMERYRHFTNSTQQRRDQALVQHGTLVDAIAAGKPDKAGRIAFDHVMAARDAALRAMSGDSAAGS
- a CDS encoding MFS transporter, with the protein product MSTTPTRMPLTLQGAGTGLRDPRKAAWSGWIGSALEYYDFALYSLAATLIFPTIFFPSENPTVGIIASLATYAVGYVSRPVGAVVLGAYGDRHGRKKVLVFAMLLMGFATFAVGLLPTYGQVGLLAPALLVVLRLIQGFAVAGELGGASAMIVEHSPDARRGFFASFSLQGTQVGSILATAVLLPLAAVLPADQFGSWGWRIPFLLSAVVILAGYFIRRRVQEPPTYVAQSGKPETKRFPLVELLRTRPGVLVRCVAMTFTNVIGMATLIFGVSYATQKGYGNGFSSSEFLWVTLVANIAAVATIPLFGALSDRIGRRALMAAGGIIGGLLVGGYLWAIEQGSLPLVFVCVVIVQGIFFQMWNATFATFFQEQFPMRIRVTGFAVSQNIGLMIASFFPSIFTAIAPPGSTNVPLTIGLTTLGICLIAAVATLMSSDTKGTSLEDLEVEKDVRAKGSGA